A single genomic interval of Bradyrhizobium sp. AZCC 1693 harbors:
- a CDS encoding TRAP transporter substrate-binding protein: protein MITRRTFTAGAATMLAAGHLSTRAMAATASWDLSTVWPDGNFHTHNAMAFADAVKKQTEGAVNITVKAGGQLGFKGPEHLRAVRDGLVPLADVLNIQQVGDEPFMGVESIPFLAVSMDELKILHKYVRPEYDKIAERNNQKILYIVPWPTQYLHLKVKVAGVEGLKNIKIRVPDKNAVDMLNAVGMAPVMIPWGETIPALASGAVAGVSTSAVSGVDGKFWEFMKYIYPTNHVWSSQMLTVNLDSWKALSADQQKLVADTAAKMEPDFWANSLKADVDSLNRLKEGGMEVVPVTDVMMTDIRAKTAPLLEAFLKRVPAADKPVRAYLAEIKR from the coding sequence ATGATTACGCGACGGACTTTCACAGCGGGAGCGGCGACGATGCTCGCCGCCGGCCATCTCTCGACGCGCGCCATGGCGGCAACGGCGAGCTGGGACTTGTCGACGGTGTGGCCCGACGGTAATTTCCACACCCATAACGCCATGGCTTTCGCCGATGCGGTCAAGAAGCAGACCGAGGGTGCCGTCAACATTACGGTGAAGGCCGGCGGCCAGCTCGGCTTCAAGGGGCCTGAACATCTGCGCGCCGTGCGTGATGGCCTGGTTCCGCTCGCCGACGTGCTCAATATCCAGCAGGTTGGCGACGAGCCCTTCATGGGCGTCGAAAGCATTCCGTTTCTCGCTGTCTCCATGGACGAGCTGAAGATACTGCACAAATATGTGCGGCCCGAATACGACAAGATCGCCGAGCGCAACAACCAGAAGATCCTCTATATCGTGCCCTGGCCGACGCAATATCTTCACCTCAAGGTGAAGGTGGCGGGCGTCGAGGGGCTGAAGAACATCAAGATCCGCGTGCCCGACAAGAACGCCGTCGACATGCTGAACGCGGTCGGCATGGCGCCGGTCATGATTCCCTGGGGCGAGACGATACCGGCACTGGCGTCGGGCGCGGTCGCCGGGGTTTCGACCTCGGCGGTATCAGGCGTCGACGGCAAGTTCTGGGAGTTCATGAAGTACATCTACCCGACCAACCATGTGTGGTCGTCGCAGATGTTGACCGTCAATCTCGATTCCTGGAAGGCTCTGAGCGCGGATCAGCAGAAGCTGGTCGCGGACACCGCCGCGAAGATGGAGCCGGATTTCTGGGCGAATTCGCTCAAGGCCGACGTCGATAGCCTCAACCGCCTCAAGGAGGGAGGCATGGAGGTGGTGCCGGTGACGGATGTGATGATGACGGACATCCGCGCCAAGACTGCGCCGCTGCTTGAGGCCTTCCTCAAGCGCGTCCCGGCGGCGGACAAGCCAGTGCGGGCCTATCTCGCCGAAATCAAGCGCTAG
- a CDS encoding TRAP transporter small permease subunit, producing the protein MASVLPAPPESLNAAAPAPLRILLDAIDRLGRLDGWIGGGCLLMLTLLMLAEVATRLLSNLLPFFPPTISIAWEYSSYLMAASFTFGAAMTLRVGGHIRVVLLLKNVPVPVRRALEILSAFAGFVFMAFLTSAMVKFAWGSFTRGQLSTASDTPLWFPQAIVTFGMLLLTLQFLARAIQAALGLPLEDHRMKASPVE; encoded by the coding sequence GTGGCGAGCGTCCTGCCTGCTCCCCCGGAAAGCCTTAACGCGGCGGCGCCGGCGCCGCTGCGTATCCTGCTCGACGCGATCGATCGCCTCGGCCGGCTCGATGGCTGGATTGGCGGCGGCTGCCTGCTGATGCTGACGCTGTTGATGCTTGCCGAGGTCGCGACGCGCTTGCTGTCGAACCTCCTGCCATTCTTTCCTCCGACCATCTCGATCGCCTGGGAGTATTCCTCCTATCTGATGGCGGCTTCCTTCACCTTCGGCGCGGCCATGACGCTGCGTGTCGGCGGCCACATCCGTGTCGTGCTGTTGCTGAAAAACGTGCCAGTGCCGGTCCGGCGTGCGCTTGAGATCCTCTCGGCGTTCGCCGGCTTCGTCTTCATGGCGTTCCTGACCTCGGCGATGGTCAAGTTCGCCTGGGGATCGTTCACGCGCGGGCAGCTGTCGACCGCGAGCGACACGCCGCTGTGGTTTCCGCAAGCCATCGTCACCTTCGGGATGCTGCTGCTGACGCTGCAGTTCCTGGCGCGCGCCATCCAGGCGGCGCTTGGGCTGCCGCTCGAAGATCACCGCATGAAGGCTTCGCCCGTCGAATGA
- a CDS encoding TRAP transporter large permease has protein sequence MTIEVVSLFAILFALLAGGLWIGLTLALTATLLLAMFRSIPLDKLLPQYAWNILTTQELLALPLFILMGELLFRTRLSRSLFQGLAPWAGLLPGRLLHVNVIGCTIFAAISGSSAATTQVIGRMSLNELLRRGYSRDIAIGSLAGAGTLGFLIPPSNIMIIYGVLGDVSILKLFTAGVLPGLLLAGTFMAWVMLHTALNRTLVPEAEAKLALVPWRERFAALKDLAPALFLIACVLGSMYGGLATPSEAAAVGVLGAALVAWGQGSLSQQVMRDVVIGSVVTCSMIALIVLGASILGNAAAFLGIPQSVAAFVKGLGLSPFMLIVVLIGFYLVLGCFLDGFSMIVMTLPIVLPIVKASGFDDIWFGIFLVLAVEMAQITPPVGFNLFVIQGLTDDGLGYIARVTLPYLIIMAGFVLLLTLFPSIVTILPRLLYG, from the coding sequence ATGACCATCGAAGTCGTCAGCCTGTTCGCCATTCTGTTCGCGCTGCTGGCGGGGGGCCTCTGGATCGGCTTGACGCTCGCGCTCACCGCAACCTTGCTGCTCGCGATGTTCCGGTCGATCCCGCTCGACAAGCTGCTGCCGCAATACGCCTGGAACATCCTGACCACGCAGGAGCTGCTGGCTCTGCCGCTGTTCATCCTGATGGGCGAGCTGTTGTTCCGCACCCGGTTGTCGCGATCGCTGTTTCAGGGGCTGGCGCCGTGGGCCGGGCTTCTGCCAGGACGTCTGCTGCATGTGAACGTGATCGGCTGCACGATCTTCGCGGCGATCTCGGGTTCGTCGGCGGCAACGACGCAAGTGATTGGCCGCATGTCGCTCAACGAACTGCTGCGCCGGGGTTATTCCAGGGATATCGCGATCGGCTCGCTCGCAGGCGCCGGCACGCTCGGCTTTCTGATTCCGCCGTCGAACATCATGATCATCTATGGCGTGCTCGGCGACGTCTCGATCCTGAAGCTGTTCACCGCCGGAGTCCTGCCGGGCCTGCTGTTGGCGGGGACTTTCATGGCGTGGGTGATGCTGCACACCGCCCTGAACCGGACGCTGGTGCCGGAGGCCGAGGCGAAGCTTGCGCTGGTCCCCTGGCGCGAACGCTTCGCCGCCCTAAAGGACCTTGCACCGGCTTTGTTTCTGATCGCCTGCGTGCTCGGCTCGATGTATGGCGGCCTTGCGACGCCGTCGGAGGCGGCTGCGGTCGGTGTGCTCGGCGCCGCGCTGGTCGCCTGGGGCCAGGGATCGCTGTCGCAGCAGGTGATGCGCGATGTGGTCATCGGGTCGGTGGTCACCTGCTCGATGATCGCACTGATCGTGCTCGGCGCGTCGATCCTCGGGAACGCCGCGGCGTTCCTCGGCATTCCGCAATCCGTGGCCGCTTTTGTAAAAGGCCTTGGCCTGTCGCCCTTCATGCTGATCGTCGTGCTGATCGGCTTCTACCTTGTCCTCGGTTGTTTCCTCGATGGCTTTTCGATGATCGTGATGACGTTGCCGATCGTGCTGCCGATCGTGAAGGCCTCGGGCTTCGATGACATCTGGTTCGGAATCTTCCTCGTGCTTGCCGTCGAGATGGCGCAGATCACGCCGCCGGTCGGCTTCAACCTGTTCGTTATCCAGGGCCTGACGGATGATGGGCTCGGCTATATCGCGCGCGTGACGTTGCCCTACCTGATCATTATGGCCGGCTTCGTGCTGCTGCTGACGCTCTTTCCGAGCATCGTCACGATTCTGCCCAGACTGCTGTACGGATAA
- a CDS encoding TonB-dependent receptor — translation MGDFLEMGRAGVVGTVARFGAALLGGVALLAWFESPARSQTSQGGNSLPPVTVDAPTQQSVRRAPTKRNDARIRSTSRRTTVPAAPQTETAAAQSQPSQPGVVPAFAGGQVAQGARLGLLGNTNTMKSPFNVTSYTDKFIRDQQATTGVDALILDPSVRSSHPTGGVVDSFNIRGFPINEGNNGEFAFEGLYGIAPSYRIFTDYVERIEVLKGPSAALSGIAPNGGVGGVINVVPKRAGEDLTRLTASYGSAARFGGHWDVARRYGEGKEWGVRASGSLRGGDTPIDRQSETTGVGALALDYQGERYRSWLYLIAQTDRFDAPSRPFLMDPMQPNLQVPKAPDGRLNVTQPWEWSRINDQSVLWRNEYDVTDQVTLFADVGGSRTNVERFFGLPTITNSSGDTSSKPQFFGLSIDRHTYDGGVRARFDTGFVRHAVTFQASVYHDALYRRLTDGSTVASNIYNPTVAPTQFANEIPGRPRLSDSQLTGLSIADTMSVLDERVLLTLGVRRQGVEGNNYLSNVGTLANSYDKSATTPVVGLVVRPRDNVSLYANYIEGLSRGEVVQRQDVSNFGEVLPPYIAKQYEAGIKVDFGRVATTFSAFEISKASGEVLAGRFGATAETQVRGLEFNVFGELMPDVRVLGGVSLLDGTLTKTAIAANVGNTPIGVPNVQANIGAEWDLPWVRGLTLNGAVIYTGRQFVDAANKQPIPDWTRLDLGARYTTAINGRKTTFRANVQNVTGENYWSSVASFGTFFLGAPRTYLLSMTVDM, via the coding sequence ATGGGAGACTTTCTGGAAATGGGACGTGCAGGTGTGGTTGGGACGGTAGCTCGCTTTGGTGCGGCACTGCTGGGTGGAGTGGCGTTGCTGGCGTGGTTCGAATCGCCCGCTCGATCCCAAACATCGCAAGGCGGCAACTCCCTTCCACCCGTTACTGTCGATGCTCCGACGCAACAGTCGGTCCGCCGCGCGCCAACAAAACGAAATGACGCCCGGATCCGATCGACTTCACGGCGGACCACGGTGCCTGCCGCTCCGCAAACTGAGACCGCCGCGGCGCAATCGCAGCCGTCGCAGCCGGGTGTCGTGCCCGCCTTCGCGGGCGGCCAGGTCGCTCAAGGCGCACGGCTGGGATTGCTCGGAAACACCAACACAATGAAGTCACCGTTCAACGTGACGAGCTACACGGACAAGTTCATCCGGGATCAGCAGGCGACAACCGGTGTGGATGCCTTGATCCTGGATCCTTCCGTGCGCAGTTCCCACCCAACGGGCGGCGTGGTCGATTCCTTCAACATTCGCGGCTTCCCGATCAACGAGGGCAACAATGGTGAGTTCGCCTTCGAGGGCCTTTACGGAATCGCGCCGAGCTACCGCATCTTCACGGATTACGTCGAGCGCATCGAAGTGCTCAAGGGTCCTTCAGCCGCGCTCTCGGGCATCGCACCCAATGGCGGCGTCGGCGGCGTTATCAATGTTGTGCCTAAGCGTGCGGGAGAGGACTTGACCCGCCTCACCGCGAGTTACGGTTCGGCCGCACGATTCGGCGGTCACTGGGACGTCGCGAGGCGCTACGGCGAGGGCAAGGAATGGGGCGTGCGCGCCAGCGGCAGCCTGCGCGGCGGCGATACGCCGATTGACCGCCAGTCCGAAACGACGGGCGTCGGAGCGCTGGCCCTCGACTATCAGGGCGAACGGTACAGGTCCTGGCTCTACCTTATCGCCCAGACCGATCGGTTCGACGCTCCGTCACGTCCGTTCCTCATGGATCCCATGCAGCCCAACCTGCAAGTGCCAAAGGCACCGGACGGCCGGCTGAATGTGACGCAACCCTGGGAATGGTCGCGCATCAACGATCAATCTGTCCTGTGGCGCAATGAATACGATGTGACCGATCAGGTTACACTGTTCGCCGACGTGGGCGGATCGCGGACAAATGTTGAGCGGTTCTTCGGTCTTCCGACGATCACCAACAGCAGCGGCGACACCAGCTCGAAGCCGCAATTCTTTGGACTCAGCATCGACCGACACACCTATGATGGCGGCGTCCGCGCCCGTTTCGATACTGGATTCGTTCGCCATGCCGTCACCTTCCAGGCCTCGGTTTATCATGACGCGCTGTACCGGCGGCTCACCGATGGCAGTACAGTCGCGTCGAACATCTATAATCCGACCGTGGCGCCAACTCAGTTCGCAAACGAGATCCCCGGGCGCCCTCGACTCTCGGACAGTCAACTCACGGGGCTCTCGATTGCCGACACCATGTCCGTGCTCGATGAGCGTGTCCTGTTGACGTTGGGTGTCCGGCGCCAGGGCGTCGAGGGGAACAACTATCTCTCCAATGTCGGTACGCTGGCGAACTCCTACGACAAGAGCGCGACCACTCCTGTGGTCGGTCTTGTCGTCCGGCCGCGGGACAACGTCTCCCTGTACGCGAACTACATCGAAGGTCTGAGCCGGGGCGAGGTAGTGCAGCGGCAGGATGTTTCCAATTTTGGCGAAGTGCTCCCGCCCTACATCGCCAAGCAGTACGAGGCCGGCATCAAGGTGGACTTCGGCCGGGTTGCAACCACCTTCAGCGCCTTCGAAATATCGAAGGCGAGCGGCGAAGTGCTGGCTGGGCGCTTCGGGGCGACCGCCGAAACGCAGGTACGCGGGCTCGAGTTCAATGTCTTCGGCGAACTCATGCCCGATGTTCGTGTCCTTGGAGGCGTTTCGCTGCTGGATGGCACCCTGACGAAGACAGCCATCGCTGCAAACGTGGGCAATACGCCAATTGGCGTTCCGAACGTACAGGCCAATATTGGAGCCGAGTGGGATCTCCCGTGGGTGAGGGGGCTCACTTTGAATGGGGCCGTCATCTACACGGGCAGGCAGTTCGTCGATGCAGCGAACAAGCAGCCGATCCCGGATTGGACGCGGCTCGATCTTGGCGCCCGCTACACGACGGCGATCAACGGCAGGAAGACGACTTTCCGCGCCAACGTTCAGAATGTGACCGGTGAGAATTACTGGTCCAGCGTGGCCTCATTCGGAACGTTCTTCCTGGGAGCACCGCGCACGTATCTGCTGTCGATGACCGTGGACATGTAA
- a CDS encoding ParB N-terminal domain-containing protein → MKVCLLSPTCLIPTEEVDPDRVAELQAQILRAGCWTVPITAEKDALCVMDGHHRLTVAHRLQLPIVPVILLDYNAVRVESWRPGQTITPACILAMARSGRKFPCKTTRHIFDQGLPNCNLPLESLRHLAPTERAVAYAERARS, encoded by the coding sequence ATGAAAGTTTGCCTCCTTTCGCCAACATGCTTGATCCCGACCGAAGAGGTCGATCCCGACAGGGTAGCGGAGCTGCAGGCGCAAATCCTCCGGGCGGGCTGCTGGACTGTTCCGATCACGGCGGAGAAGGACGCCCTCTGCGTGATGGACGGTCATCACCGGCTGACAGTTGCGCACCGCCTGCAACTGCCGATCGTGCCGGTGATTCTCCTGGACTACAACGCAGTGCGGGTGGAGAGCTGGCGCCCGGGCCAGACGATTACGCCAGCGTGCATCCTCGCGATGGCGCGCAGTGGCCGAAAATTTCCCTGCAAGACGACGCGGCATATTTTTGATCAAGGCCTGCCCAATTGCAACCTGCCGTTGGAGAGCTTGCGCCACCTTGCTCCGACAGAGCGCGCCGTAGCCTATGCCGAAAGGGCGAGGTCATGA
- a CDS encoding Y4yA family PLP-dependent enzyme: MTLHCHKPGAGLSPILRPGTVELLADNGPLLIDWVARHGSPVNLIWPDELQRNLAVLTGVLQESGIAHALYYGAKVNKSPGLLAAALRAGAGIDVSSLYELRDARRLGADGAQLVATGPAKTAAFHNELINCNALISVDSPEELEDLIRCLPAGGGPVQAVLLRLRPTNQERSRFGMPAAAIRHCLSRIAGESRLRFDGLHFHLSGYSWESRAQAIGEAAGLISESRAQGFAPRMIDIGGGLPIQYVDQRAYQAHLGAQMPEDYRTGAVPASFYPYGGGLSAAEWLRCLLRAPMADGRSFANYLVHEGLALVMEPGRALADQAAISVFRVLRVKTVGPDAHVIFVEGSSFSACETWFGSEFLVDPILVPAMSPPVAAKPIRAYLAGHSCLDEDVLCNRWLTFPIAPRAGDLLVYANTGGYQMDLLENEFHRHPMPSRLCVVQDAKGQPTLVPDT; this comes from the coding sequence ATGACCTTGCATTGCCACAAGCCCGGCGCGGGCCTTTCACCGATTCTGCGGCCAGGCACGGTGGAGCTCTTGGCTGACAATGGCCCGCTGCTGATCGATTGGGTCGCCCGACATGGGTCCCCGGTCAATCTGATCTGGCCCGATGAGCTGCAGAGGAACCTCGCGGTACTCACAGGCGTCTTGCAGGAGAGCGGTATCGCGCACGCGCTTTATTACGGAGCGAAAGTCAACAAATCGCCGGGGCTGTTGGCCGCAGCTCTGCGCGCTGGAGCCGGCATTGACGTCTCAAGCCTCTATGAGTTGCGAGATGCCAGACGGCTCGGTGCCGACGGCGCACAACTTGTGGCGACAGGCCCGGCGAAGACGGCGGCATTCCACAACGAGCTTATCAACTGCAACGCTCTAATATCGGTGGATTCACCGGAAGAGCTCGAGGATCTGATCCGCTGTCTTCCGGCAGGCGGCGGCCCGGTTCAGGCCGTGCTGCTGCGGTTGCGCCCCACCAACCAGGAGCGCAGCCGCTTCGGCATGCCAGCGGCGGCGATCCGGCATTGTCTGTCGCGCATTGCCGGCGAAAGCCGGTTGCGCTTTGACGGGCTGCACTTCCACCTGAGTGGCTATAGTTGGGAATCGCGGGCACAAGCGATTGGAGAAGCCGCCGGCTTGATCAGCGAATCCCGCGCACAAGGTTTTGCGCCACGCATGATCGACATTGGGGGCGGGCTGCCGATCCAATATGTCGATCAGCGCGCCTATCAGGCGCATCTCGGGGCCCAGATGCCCGAGGACTACCGCACCGGGGCGGTGCCGGCCTCCTTCTATCCCTACGGGGGAGGGCTTTCCGCGGCCGAGTGGCTGCGCTGCCTGCTGCGCGCGCCGATGGCCGATGGCCGCAGCTTCGCGAACTATCTTGTCCATGAGGGGCTGGCGCTGGTGATGGAGCCCGGGCGTGCACTGGCCGATCAGGCTGCGATTTCCGTCTTCCGGGTGTTGCGCGTGAAAACCGTTGGCCCAGATGCCCACGTCATCTTCGTCGAAGGCAGCAGCTTCAGCGCTTGCGAAACCTGGTTTGGCTCCGAATTCCTGGTTGATCCTATCCTGGTTCCGGCCATGTCGCCGCCGGTGGCCGCAAAACCTATCCGAGCTTATCTGGCGGGCCATAGCTGCCTGGACGAGGACGTCCTTTGCAATCGGTGGCTCACCTTTCCCATCGCTCCGCGAGCGGGAGACCTTCTGGTTTACGCCAACACCGGCGGTTACCAGATGGACCTCCTTGAAAACGAATTCCATCGCCACCCGATGCCGAGCCGCCTTTGCGTGGTTCAGGATGCAAAAGGGCAGCCAACGCTCGTTCCCGACACATAG
- a CDS encoding PLP-dependent cysteine synthase family protein produces the protein MLCTTVSQLIGQTPVMPIAVPNSDATLVLKLEKNNPGGSMKDRMARSMVLAALEDGRLPRGGTIVESSSGNTGIGLALVALELGLRFIAVVDHHAAPDKIRMMRALGAEIRYVEGDYREDEVAVVERQRLAAQLGAQLPDALFMNQSDNPANPEGYAGLVDELLAQLPDGVDAFVGCVGTGGSMTGIAQRLKRVNPAVRTIAVEPAGSIVFGKPGHPYYQSGTGTPAGDEIGKVLDYGCIDEGVQVTDTQAFETARFIARRHGLLVGGSTGGTIYKALEFIAAGKLSGTVVTPVADGGEKYLGSVFDDEWMAKRDLLDPTIAARLDAWLTGRARAA, from the coding sequence ATGCTCTGCACGACCGTAAGCCAGTTGATCGGCCAAACTCCGGTGATGCCGATTGCCGTACCCAACAGCGACGCCACGCTGGTGCTGAAGCTTGAAAAGAACAATCCGGGTGGCTCCATGAAGGACCGCATGGCGCGCAGCATGGTGCTTGCCGCGCTTGAGGACGGGCGGCTCCCGCGGGGCGGCACGATCGTCGAATCCTCGTCCGGAAATACCGGGATCGGACTGGCGCTGGTCGCATTGGAATTGGGCCTACGCTTCATTGCCGTTGTTGATCATCACGCCGCGCCGGACAAGATCCGCATGATGCGCGCGCTGGGCGCGGAAATTCGGTATGTCGAAGGCGATTATCGGGAGGACGAGGTTGCGGTGGTGGAGCGCCAACGGCTGGCCGCCCAACTCGGTGCCCAGCTTCCTGATGCGTTGTTCATGAACCAGTCCGACAATCCGGCAAACCCGGAAGGCTATGCCGGTTTGGTCGACGAACTCCTGGCACAGCTTCCAGATGGCGTCGACGCCTTTGTCGGCTGTGTCGGCACCGGCGGGTCAATGACCGGTATCGCCCAGCGCCTGAAGCGGGTTAACCCTGCTGTCCGCACGATCGCCGTGGAGCCGGCCGGCTCGATCGTCTTCGGCAAACCCGGCCATCCCTACTACCAGTCGGGCACGGGAACGCCCGCCGGCGATGAAATCGGCAAGGTGCTCGACTATGGATGCATCGATGAAGGGGTACAGGTCACCGACACCCAGGCCTTCGAAACAGCACGTTTTATCGCGCGGCGCCACGGGCTCCTGGTCGGGGGCTCGACCGGGGGCACCATCTACAAGGCGCTGGAATTCATTGCGGCCGGCAAGCTGTCCGGCACGGTGGTCACGCCCGTTGCCGACGGTGGCGAAAAATATCTCGGTTCGGTCTTCGACGATGAATGGATGGCCAAGCGCGATTTGTTGGATCCGACAATCGCCGCACGCCTCGACGCCTGGCTAACCGGAAGGGCGCGCGCAGCATGA
- a CDS encoding NAD/NADP octopine/nopaline dehydrogenase family protein gives MKVTICGAGRTGHLNAVLFKQRPGITVSVLTGAAAVADRWASGDGVWSAQTPDGHVSSGRPDYVGTDPSEALISTDMVIVTQPAQARPALLHEIARHLPRDRCVYVGAIPGFCGFNWLAAKTLSGTDNVVIWGMKDVPHTAFDLVPGERVRMGGAKAQLFAALHRRETAASRAELQAMLKRLYEAPVTVLQDYLEITLTPGNAMMHPAVLYALIGPGAPWENKPFDRPLCWWSDCPRAGAELLEACDAENQAIRHAVESRLGIDLSSVKPLRQELIEAYGSQIEDNRTMYTLLRTNRAYADIRAPLVPNPDGPGLVINRASRAFHEDIAFGQALLVELAARLGVATPAITKTYNWALNYHGGLTEGAPGCLPANWPEEA, from the coding sequence ATGAAGGTGACGATCTGCGGTGCAGGGCGCACGGGGCATTTGAATGCCGTGCTCTTCAAGCAGCGTCCGGGTATCACTGTTTCCGTGCTGACGGGAGCGGCTGCCGTCGCTGATCGGTGGGCAAGCGGAGATGGTGTCTGGTCGGCCCAGACGCCGGACGGTCACGTCTCGAGCGGGCGGCCCGACTATGTCGGCACCGATCCGAGCGAGGCACTCATAAGCACGGACATGGTGATCGTGACGCAGCCGGCCCAAGCGCGGCCTGCGCTTCTACACGAAATCGCACGGCATCTCCCCCGGGACAGATGCGTCTATGTCGGCGCGATTCCTGGCTTTTGCGGCTTCAACTGGCTCGCAGCCAAAACCCTCTCGGGCACCGACAATGTGGTGATCTGGGGCATGAAGGACGTGCCCCACACGGCCTTTGACCTGGTCCCGGGCGAGCGGGTGCGCATGGGGGGCGCCAAGGCTCAGCTGTTCGCGGCGCTTCATCGCCGCGAGACCGCAGCGAGCCGCGCCGAGCTCCAGGCGATGCTGAAGCGCCTTTATGAAGCTCCCGTCACCGTGCTGCAGGACTATCTGGAAATCACGCTGACGCCGGGCAACGCAATGATGCATCCCGCCGTGCTCTATGCCTTGATCGGCCCTGGCGCACCCTGGGAAAACAAGCCCTTTGACCGTCCCCTTTGCTGGTGGAGCGATTGCCCGCGCGCCGGCGCCGAATTGCTGGAGGCCTGCGATGCGGAAAACCAGGCAATCCGCCATGCGGTCGAGTCACGCCTGGGAATTGATCTGAGTTCGGTGAAGCCGCTCCGACAGGAATTGATCGAGGCTTATGGCAGCCAGATCGAGGACAACCGGACCATGTATACGCTGTTGCGAACAAACCGTGCTTACGCGGACATTCGCGCCCCACTTGTCCCCAATCCGGACGGGCCCGGCCTTGTCATCAATCGCGCAAGCCGCGCTTTCCACGAAGACATAGCCTTCGGGCAGGCGCTGCTGGTGGAATTGGCCGCGCGGCTTGGAGTGGCAACTCCCGCTATCACGAAAACCTACAACTGGGCGCTCAACTACCACGGCGGGCTCACCGAAGGCGCGCCGGGCTGCTTGCCCGCCAACTGGCCGGAGGAAGCGTAA